The nucleotide window ATCGGCCCGGAAGCGGTACCTGCGGAAACGCCGATGCCTTTAAGTTCAGTGCGCGCGGTGGACTCGGACATGGTGATGCTCAGTTCCTTTCGGTCGCCTGTGCCGCATCTGCGCGGCACCATTTAGGTGCCACGATACGCGCGCATCACCGGTAGCGCGGCGGGTCTTGGATCCGAGTTAGACCATACGGATGCCGTCCTGATCCCTGTCATATCCGTCCGAGCCTTTGAGCACCATTACGAACTCTGTCAGCGACCAAATAATAAGGCCCGCGAGGACGAAAATGCCGATGAAAATAAAGTAGCCGAGCACTCCGAGGACGAAGAGCCCAAGCTTGGTGAAGCCGCGCTTCTTTTGGCCGAGATAGAAGTTGCCCAC belongs to Corynebacterium glaucum and includes:
- a CDS encoding TM2 domain-containing protein; protein product: MSTPWPGTPENNRPIHTNPHPQPHYGQPAAHYSAALLPQAQTAPKSKRVAALLFFFFGILGVGNFYLGQKKRGFTKLGLFVLGVLGYFIFIGIFVLAGLIIWSLTEFVMVLKGSDGYDRDQDGIRMV